The proteins below come from a single Mus musculus strain C57BL/6J chromosome 5, GRCm38.p6 C57BL/6J genomic window:
- the 1700123K08Rik gene encoding uncharacterized protein LOC76658 isoform X3, with amino-acid sequence MFSCFQASRGSGHKKAKRGRLVCFWRRLIRPLTHLRHASHSEPKVCCENDQEPDSMPKHPQFNYKSREYVQQMIHYIPAAIQNRDHLCLDIFVAMYQTYATTWEVLDLLMKTYASFQPDFVEDQQTKRAIFSFLFGWFQKFPQDFYESPDLAVLSQFTEYVRLNVPSPDIDTQAREPPSMLEDQEAIALKLEEVVQSTYVLPVDCNFEANRLIVGMGPSQSTLEAGKASSWCGRKWTNPSSGEQYKLCD; translated from the exons ATGTTCTCCTGTTTTCAGGCTTCCAGAGGCTCCGGCCACAAAAAAGCCAAGAGAGGTCGCCTTGTCTGCTTTTGGAGACGTTTGATTCGCCCTCTGACACACTTGAGGCATGCTTCCCACAGCGAGCCCAAG GTCTGTTGTGAAAATGATCAGGAGCCAGACTCTATGCCCAAGCACCCCCAGTTCAACTACAAGAGTCGAGAATACGTTCAACAGATGATCCACTACATACCAGCTGCTATTCAGAACCGTGACCACCTCTGTCTCGACATTTTTGTTGCCATGTACCAAACGTATGCTACCACCTGGGAGGTGCTGGACCTGCTGATGAAAAC GTATGCATCCTTCCAGCCAGACTTCGTGGAAGACCAGCAAACTAAGAG AGCCATATTCAGCTTTCTGTTCGGCTGGTTTCAGAAATTCCCCCAGGATTTTTATGAGTCCCCAGACCTGGCTGTTTTGAGTCAGTTCACGGAGTACGTGAGGCTCAATGTGCCTTCCCCAGACATAGATACCCAAGCCAGGGAGCCTCCCTCCATGTTGGAGGATCAGGAGGCCATCGCACTTAAACTTGAGGAAG TGGTACAATCTACTTATGTTTTACCCGTGGACTGCAACTTTGAGGCAAACAGGTTGATCGTGGGAATGGGACCCTCACAGTCCACCCTGGAAGCAGGGAAAGCAAGCAGCTGGTGTGGCAGAAAGTGGACAAATCCCAGCAGCGGTGAACAATATAAACTATGTGACTAA
- the 1700123K08Rik gene encoding uncharacterized protein LOC76658 isoform X4, translated as MECHRYASFQPDFVEDQQTKRAIFSFLFGWFQKFPQDFYESPDLAVLSQFTEYVRLNVPSPDIDTQAREPPSMLEDQEAIALKLEEDPLGQDASGRQETLALRPASMAEPQGDEKPGENTELVKRAVLDPFEPKATIELPPSLHQALPTSADTYSPVDVAIDEAADEAADVSPASGTIYLCFTRGLQL; from the exons ATGGAATGCCACAGGTATGCATCCTTCCAGCCAGACTTCGTGGAAGACCAGCAAACTAAGAG AGCCATATTCAGCTTTCTGTTCGGCTGGTTTCAGAAATTCCCCCAGGATTTTTATGAGTCCCCAGACCTGGCTGTTTTGAGTCAGTTCACGGAGTACGTGAGGCTCAATGTGCCTTCCCCAGACATAGATACCCAAGCCAGGGAGCCTCCCTCCATGTTGGAGGATCAGGAGGCCATCGCACTTAAACTTGAGGAAG ATCCCCTAGGGCAGGATGCCTCTGGGAGGCAGGAGACTCTGGCTCTGAGGCCAGCTTCTATGGCAGAGCCACAGGGAGACGAAAAACCCGGAGAGAACACTGAGCTTGTGAAAAGAGCAGTTCTGGATCCCTTTGAACCAAAAGCCACAATAGAGCTGCCTCCGTCTTTACATCAAGCTCTGCCCACATCAGCTGATACATACTCACCTGTAGATGTGGCAATAGATGAAGCTGCAGATGAGGCTGCAGATGTTTCACCTGCCAG TGGTACAATCTACTTATGTTTTACCCGTGGACTGCAACTTTGA
- the 1700123K08Rik gene encoding uncharacterized protein LOC76658 codes for MFSCFQASRGSGHKKAKRGRLVCFWRRLIRPLTHLRHASHSEPKVCCENDQEPDSMPKHPQFNYKSREYVQQMIHYIPAAIQNRDHLCLDIFVAMYQTYATTWEVLDLLMKTYASFQPDFVEDQQTKRAIFSFLFGWFQKFPQDFYESPDLAVLSQFTEYVRLNVPSPDIDTQAREPPSMLEDQEAIALKLEEDPLGQDASGRQETLALRPASMAEPQGDEKPGENTELVKRAVLDPFEPKATIELPPSLHQALPTSADTYSPVDVAIDEAADEAADVSPASGTIYLCFTRGLQL; via the exons ATGTTCTCCTGTTTTCAGGCTTCCAGAGGCTCCGGCCACAAAAAAGCCAAGAGAGGTCGCCTTGTCTGCTTTTGGAGACGTTTGATTCGCCCTCTGACACACTTGAGGCATGCTTCCCACAGCGAGCCCAAG GTCTGTTGTGAAAATGATCAGGAGCCAGACTCTATGCCCAAGCACCCCCAGTTCAACTACAAGAGTCGAGAATACGTTCAACAGATGATCCACTACATACCAGCTGCTATTCAGAACCGTGACCACCTCTGTCTCGACATTTTTGTTGCCATGTACCAAACGTATGCTACCACCTGGGAGGTGCTGGACCTGCTGATGAAAAC GTATGCATCCTTCCAGCCAGACTTCGTGGAAGACCAGCAAACTAAGAG AGCCATATTCAGCTTTCTGTTCGGCTGGTTTCAGAAATTCCCCCAGGATTTTTATGAGTCCCCAGACCTGGCTGTTTTGAGTCAGTTCACGGAGTACGTGAGGCTCAATGTGCCTTCCCCAGACATAGATACCCAAGCCAGGGAGCCTCCCTCCATGTTGGAGGATCAGGAGGCCATCGCACTTAAACTTGAGGAAG ATCCCCTAGGGCAGGATGCCTCTGGGAGGCAGGAGACTCTGGCTCTGAGGCCAGCTTCTATGGCAGAGCCACAGGGAGACGAAAAACCCGGAGAGAACACTGAGCTTGTGAAAAGAGCAGTTCTGGATCCCTTTGAACCAAAAGCCACAATAGAGCTGCCTCCGTCTTTACATCAAGCTCTGCCCACATCAGCTGATACATACTCACCTGTAGATGTGGCAATAGATGAAGCTGCAGATGAGGCTGCAGATGTTTCACCTGCCAG TGGTACAATCTACTTATGTTTTACCCGTGGACTGCAACTTTGA
- the 1700123K08Rik gene encoding uncharacterized protein LOC76658 isoform X1, whose translation MFSCFQASRGSGHKKAKRGRLVCFWRRLIRPLTHLRHASHSEPKVCCENDQEPDSMPKHPQFNYKSREYVQQMIHYIPAAIQNRDHLCLDIFVAMYQTYATTWEVLDLLMKTYASFQPDFVEDQQTKRAIFSFLFGWFQKFPQDFYESPDLAVLSQFTEYVRLNVPSPDIDTQAREPPSMLEDQEAIALKLEEDPLGQDASGRQETLALRPASMAEPQGDEKPGENTELVKRAVLDPFEPKATIELPPSLHQALPTSADTYSPVDVAIDEAADEAADVSPAR comes from the exons ATGTTCTCCTGTTTTCAGGCTTCCAGAGGCTCCGGCCACAAAAAAGCCAAGAGAGGTCGCCTTGTCTGCTTTTGGAGACGTTTGATTCGCCCTCTGACACACTTGAGGCATGCTTCCCACAGCGAGCCCAAG GTCTGTTGTGAAAATGATCAGGAGCCAGACTCTATGCCCAAGCACCCCCAGTTCAACTACAAGAGTCGAGAATACGTTCAACAGATGATCCACTACATACCAGCTGCTATTCAGAACCGTGACCACCTCTGTCTCGACATTTTTGTTGCCATGTACCAAACGTATGCTACCACCTGGGAGGTGCTGGACCTGCTGATGAAAAC GTATGCATCCTTCCAGCCAGACTTCGTGGAAGACCAGCAAACTAAGAG AGCCATATTCAGCTTTCTGTTCGGCTGGTTTCAGAAATTCCCCCAGGATTTTTATGAGTCCCCAGACCTGGCTGTTTTGAGTCAGTTCACGGAGTACGTGAGGCTCAATGTGCCTTCCCCAGACATAGATACCCAAGCCAGGGAGCCTCCCTCCATGTTGGAGGATCAGGAGGCCATCGCACTTAAACTTGAGGAAG ATCCCCTAGGGCAGGATGCCTCTGGGAGGCAGGAGACTCTGGCTCTGAGGCCAGCTTCTATGGCAGAGCCACAGGGAGACGAAAAACCCGGAGAGAACACTGAGCTTGTGAAAAGAGCAGTTCTGGATCCCTTTGAACCAAAAGCCACAATAGAGCTGCCTCCGTCTTTACATCAAGCTCTGCCCACATCAGCTGATACATACTCACCTGTAGATGTGGCAATAGATGAAGCTGCAGATGAGGCTGCAGATGTTTCACCTGCCAGGTAG
- the 1700123K08Rik gene encoding uncharacterized protein LOC76658 isoform X2: MFSCFQASRGSGHKKAKRGRLVCFWRRLIRPLTHLRHASHSEPKVCCENDQEPDSMPKHPQFNYKSREYVQQMIHYIPAAIQNRDHLCLDIFVAMYQTYATTWEVLDLLMKTYASFQPDFVEDQQTKRWRKLEGSNGLLGSEEQREGWKLKGPGASIPTTVQLPNLSCKGQKVSGVLCTQPHTPDHYAHLQTGWQALPHLMGPTAPLEKQGQTSDSTSLQPSLPPEPYSAFCSAGFRNSPRIFMSPQTWLF, from the exons ATGTTCTCCTGTTTTCAGGCTTCCAGAGGCTCCGGCCACAAAAAAGCCAAGAGAGGTCGCCTTGTCTGCTTTTGGAGACGTTTGATTCGCCCTCTGACACACTTGAGGCATGCTTCCCACAGCGAGCCCAAG GTCTGTTGTGAAAATGATCAGGAGCCAGACTCTATGCCCAAGCACCCCCAGTTCAACTACAAGAGTCGAGAATACGTTCAACAGATGATCCACTACATACCAGCTGCTATTCAGAACCGTGACCACCTCTGTCTCGACATTTTTGTTGCCATGTACCAAACGTATGCTACCACCTGGGAGGTGCTGGACCTGCTGATGAAAAC GTATGCATCCTTCCAGCCAGACTTCGTGGAAGACCAGCAAACTAAGAG GTGGAGAAAATTGGAGGGCTCCAATGGGCTCCTTGGCTCtgaggagcagagggaaggatGGAAGCTGAAGGGCCCTGGAGCATCTATCCCCACTACAGTCCAATTACCCAATCTGTCCTGCAAGGGACAGAAAGTGTCTGGAGTCCTCTGCACACAGCCCCACACTCCTGACCACTATGCTCATCTGCAGACAGGCTGGCAGGCATTGCCACATCTGATGGGGCCCACGGCTCCTCTTGAGAAGCAAGGCCAGACTTCTGACTCAACTTCCCTCCAACCTTCTCTTCCCCCAGAGCCATATTCAGCTTTCTGTTCGGCTGGTTTCAGAAATTCCCCCAGGATTTTTATGAGTCCCCAGACCTGGCTGTTTTGA